A stretch of the Polaribacter pacificus genome encodes the following:
- the tilS gene encoding tRNA lysidine(34) synthetase TilS yields the protein MLKKVETHISQELPFLKKASLLIAVSGGVDSVVLTQVLHQLDYTISIAHCNFNLRGIESDLDETFVLELGSALKIQTHLKSFDTAKIAKKNSSSIQVTARELRYEWFQELLQNHQYDYVLTGHHLDDNLETFLINLSRGTGLEGLLGIPTVNDHIARPLLPFSRAEIEQFAISTKLNWREDQSNASTKYLRNKIRHQIVPVLKELNPSLLDSFQKTTTFLKQSQDFIDETIQSIKQQTWTEEPNGLIKIDIEKLQKSKNPKTILYQLLKDYHFTAWEDVYHLLEAQTGKMVFSKTHQLLKDRGFLLLSEKKTSNSIEETFFIEKDTAKIEQPISLSFTEVSETGSKEKTQIYVDQKLIKYPLCLRKWKNGDVFYPSGMKGKKKLSNYFKDEKYSLIDKENTWLLCSENEIVWVVGKRQDRRFMVNNKTAKTLLISQ from the coding sequence ATGCTTAAAAAAGTAGAGACACATATTTCTCAAGAGCTTCCATTTTTAAAGAAGGCTTCATTGCTTATCGCTGTTTCAGGAGGAGTGGACAGTGTTGTTTTAACCCAAGTTTTACATCAACTAGATTACACCATTTCCATTGCACATTGCAATTTTAATTTACGAGGTATAGAAAGTGATTTGGATGAAACCTTTGTTTTAGAGCTAGGAAGTGCATTAAAAATTCAGACTCATCTTAAATCATTTGACACAGCTAAGATTGCAAAAAAGAACAGCAGTTCTATTCAGGTTACTGCCAGAGAATTGCGGTATGAATGGTTTCAAGAGCTGTTGCAAAACCATCAGTATGACTATGTTTTAACGGGACATCATTTAGATGATAATTTAGAGACTTTTCTTATTAATTTAAGCAGAGGAACTGGCCTGGAGGGACTTCTTGGAATCCCTACTGTAAATGATCATATCGCAAGACCTTTACTCCCATTTTCTAGAGCAGAAATAGAACAGTTTGCAATCTCAACAAAATTAAATTGGAGAGAAGATCAAAGCAATGCATCTACAAAATACCTTCGCAATAAAATCAGGCATCAAATTGTTCCCGTTTTAAAAGAACTAAACCCTAGCTTATTAGATTCCTTTCAGAAGACTACAACCTTTTTAAAACAAAGCCAAGATTTTATTGATGAAACCATCCAATCAATAAAACAACAAACTTGGACAGAAGAGCCAAATGGACTGATCAAAATAGACATAGAAAAACTTCAAAAAAGCAAAAACCCTAAAACTATTTTGTATCAGCTTTTAAAAGACTATCATTTTACAGCCTGGGAAGATGTCTATCATTTACTAGAGGCACAAACTGGAAAAATGGTCTTTTCAAAAACTCATCAATTGCTTAAAGACAGAGGTTTTTTACTTTTATCAGAAAAAAAAACCAGCAACTCTATTGAAGAAACTTTTTTTATTGAGAAAGATACTGCCAAAATTGAACAGCCCATTTCATTAAGTTTTACAGAAGTTTCAGAAACGGGTTCAAAAGAGAAAACACAAATTTATGTAGATCAAAAACTCATAAAATACCCATTGTGTCTGAGAAAATGGAAAAATGGAGATGTTTTTTACCCCTCTGGAATGAAAGGCAAAAAAAAACTTAGCAACTATTTTAAAGATGAAAAATACTCATTAATTGACAAAGAAAATACCTGGTTATTGTGTTCAGAAAATGAAATCGTTTGGGTTGTGGGTAAAAGACAGGATCGCAGATTTATGGTCAATAATAAAACGGCTAAAACGCTCTTAATTTCGCAATAA
- a CDS encoding TlpA family protein disulfide reductase, with translation MKKLWLFIAAIAIVSCKNEPVDYALISGQITNATTNEVTLYGTTDRSFKQVITLAEDGSFNDTLKIKAGDFMLVQERNVTPLNLNTGNNISVNYDANDLKNSLKITGEGSAISNYLVAKSAKGAELMGAGTEVYTKEEADYKATMMAIKNAQEDLLMSSDGISDEYKALEKRNLHYSYLEKLNMYGVYHAYYAKKEGFKPSDDFLKELDALDYNNEADFNFSTAYKGLVNAYYNNKAKEIADGNEDTETSIVMLDVIKDIKADAIRNTLAYDAVSFNMTYSDRVEEYYKGFMAVSTDTKNNEQITEMYDVLKELVKGSPSPKFVDYENYAGGTTSLDDLKGKYVYIDVWATWCGPCLAEIPSLKKVEKQYHGKNIQFLSVSIDDVKDHGKWKDMIKEKELGGVQVFADNNWNSAFVEGYLIKGIPKFILLDPQGNIVTANAPRPSDEKLVELFNELKI, from the coding sequence ATGAAAAAATTATGGTTATTTATCGCTGCTATCGCGATAGTATCATGTAAGAATGAACCTGTAGATTATGCACTAATCTCTGGACAAATTACAAATGCTACAACCAATGAGGTAACTCTTTATGGGACTACAGACAGAAGTTTTAAACAAGTAATTACTTTAGCAGAAGACGGAAGCTTTAACGATACGTTAAAAATTAAAGCGGGTGACTTTATGCTAGTACAAGAAAGAAACGTAACTCCATTAAATCTTAATACTGGGAATAACATTTCTGTTAACTACGATGCTAACGATTTAAAAAATTCTCTTAAGATTACAGGTGAAGGTTCAGCTATTAGCAATTATCTGGTTGCTAAATCAGCAAAAGGAGCTGAATTAATGGGTGCCGGAACTGAGGTTTACACCAAAGAAGAAGCTGACTATAAAGCTACAATGATGGCTATAAAAAATGCACAAGAAGACTTATTAATGAGTTCTGATGGCATTTCTGATGAATATAAGGCTTTAGAAAAAAGAAACTTGCATTATTCTTATTTAGAAAAATTAAACATGTACGGAGTGTACCATGCTTATTATGCTAAAAAAGAAGGTTTTAAACCAAGTGATGATTTCTTAAAAGAATTGGATGCTCTAGATTATAACAATGAAGCAGATTTTAATTTTTCTACCGCTTATAAAGGTTTAGTAAATGCGTACTACAACAACAAGGCTAAAGAAATCGCTGACGGAAATGAAGACACTGAAACTAGTATTGTAATGTTAGATGTTATAAAAGACATTAAAGCTGATGCAATTAGAAATACGCTAGCCTATGATGCTGTAAGTTTTAATATGACGTATTCTGATAGAGTTGAAGAATATTACAAAGGCTTTATGGCTGTATCTACAGATACTAAAAACAATGAACAGATTACAGAAATGTATGATGTCTTAAAAGAACTAGTTAAAGGGAGTCCATCTCCTAAATTTGTAGATTATGAAAACTACGCAGGAGGAACTACTTCTTTAGATGATTTAAAAGGTAAATATGTTTATATAGATGTATGGGCTACATGGTGTGGACCTTGTTTGGCTGAGATTCCTTCTTTAAAGAAAGTAGAAAAACAATATCACGGTAAAAACATTCAATTTTTAAGTGTTTCTATTGATGACGTTAAAGATCATGGAAAATGGAAAGACATGATTAAAGAAAAAGAACTAGGAGGCGTACAAGTTTTTGCAGATAACAATTGGAACTCTGCCTTTGTTGAAGGGTATTTAATCAAAGGAATTCCTAAGTTTATTTTGTTAGACCCTCAAGGAAATATTGTAACAGCAAATGCTCCTAGACCTTCTGATGAAAAATTAGTTGAATTATTCAACGAATTAAAAATATAA
- a CDS encoding thioredoxin family protein, producing the protein MKKIIMVLFIGLFTLSLSAQTEKVDLYNPNANAKSDIANAVAKAKKEGKNVLIQAGGNWCGWCILFDKKVKADPVLKKAMNDNYVSYHLNYSQENKNEAVFASLGYPERFGFPVFIVLDGNGKRLHTQNSAYLEEGNGHNTAKILEFFRHWTVSAVNPKLKK; encoded by the coding sequence ATGAAAAAAATAATCATGGTCCTATTCATAGGATTGTTTACACTTAGTTTAAGTGCTCAAACAGAGAAGGTAGATTTGTACAATCCAAATGCAAACGCTAAATCAGATATCGCAAACGCTGTTGCGAAGGCAAAAAAAGAAGGCAAAAATGTGCTAATTCAGGCCGGAGGAAACTGGTGTGGCTGGTGTATCTTATTTGATAAAAAAGTAAAAGCCGATCCTGTCTTAAAAAAGGCAATGAATGATAATTATGTTTCGTATCATTTAAATTACTCTCAAGAAAATAAGAACGAGGCTGTTTTTGCAAGTTTAGGATACCCAGAGCGTTTTGGTTTTCCGGTTTTTATTGTTTTAGATGGAAATGGCAAACGTTTGCATACCCAAAATTCTGCTTATTTAGAAGAAGGAAATGGACACAATACAGCAAAGATTTTAGAATTTTTTAGACATTGGACGGTATCTGCGGTTAATCCAAAACTAAAAAAATAA
- a CDS encoding outer membrane beta-barrel protein, producing the protein MTKKITLQIVLFFALAAPMVGWAQTITGKVIDSDKTPLEFVSVAVINAADSTLVSYTTTDKNGAFKLTQVTDGKRIFQINLVGFATYQKVLDVKGAPIEIGTVTLLEKSNTLDEIQITAVIPITIKKDTTAFNTKAFKVRVDDTVEDLLKKLPGVEVDADGKVKAQGEDVSKVYVDGKEFFSGDPTIALKNLSADAIKSIELIDEKSDKARVTGVNDSSRSKVINLKLKDDRKVNDFGKFQGGYGTDDRFLTSINYNRFSPTVQASVIARYNNINSSGSDISQIMSFGGGGGGGSYRISRGGGGGTSSGFVTTGVGGLNLGYELKPKQNLNADYFYNYSNSESGKVSTKKTEFVGNQTLYSETESNSVSTTNNHKANFSFIDRSSALRTINMRGRVNTSETEGSSVNSFVGFDGNKVKDLENNGVSTSNNNSTNGSLSVDYITRFSEKSTRNIEVELDMSFSKSNSTSANRNDKDYTDATRVDELVVSTQKQEETNNDFGLEVKYTEPIINDRNFIEVGVGADFKNNNEYTDQNQTLNGSNNLSSTFMADLFENRKTVSGNLDYKYNNDKLNLTFSARFQDVNQNFGLEGAPEFNKNYSSLNPSINLRYRPKQGSWFVARLNKSMNVPSLNQVSPVVNNYNPLFISTGNQNLTAEDSYSAFLMYGMYDFVSGFNIFSNFNYSYTNNAIVNTQNTDVSTRVRTSSYVNLGTRDNVSASLNMGKRMKSVGMRYNVSLGGSVSNYQSVINSVNNKTNTKNINFGLTLENNDKDNVDLSTGATFSKSFTTFSGTTSDRDYLQQTYFVKSDWNITKTFNFSTQFKYDIYTDSSFGTEQAVPIWNASLSYAFLKSKNLSLMLTALDMLNKNVGFDRSSSDNYFQETTKEVLGTYYMVSLTYTLNGNKGKSNQRGGRQIRSVRMH; encoded by the coding sequence ATGACCAAAAAAATTACTTTACAAATCGTATTATTTTTTGCCTTGGCTGCACCGATGGTAGGTTGGGCGCAAACTATCACAGGGAAAGTTATCGACAGCGATAAGACTCCTTTAGAATTTGTTTCTGTTGCTGTTATTAACGCTGCAGATTCAACTTTGGTAAGTTATACAACTACCGATAAAAACGGAGCGTTTAAATTAACGCAGGTAACTGACGGAAAAAGAATTTTTCAAATCAACTTGGTTGGTTTTGCAACATATCAAAAGGTACTTGATGTAAAAGGAGCTCCTATTGAGATAGGAACAGTTACCCTTTTAGAAAAATCAAATACTTTAGATGAAATACAAATTACAGCTGTGATTCCTATTACTATTAAAAAGGATACTACTGCATTTAATACCAAAGCTTTTAAAGTTCGTGTTGATGATACAGTAGAAGACTTGCTTAAAAAATTACCTGGAGTAGAAGTAGATGCAGATGGAAAAGTAAAAGCTCAAGGTGAGGATGTCTCAAAGGTGTATGTAGATGGAAAAGAGTTTTTTAGTGGAGACCCTACAATTGCTTTAAAAAACTTATCTGCTGATGCGATTAAAAGTATTGAGTTGATTGATGAAAAAAGTGATAAAGCAAGAGTAACGGGTGTTAATGATTCAAGCAGATCTAAAGTGATCAACTTGAAATTAAAAGATGATCGTAAAGTAAATGACTTTGGTAAATTCCAAGGAGGATACGGTACAGATGATCGTTTTTTAACTAGTATTAACTACAATCGTTTTAGCCCAACAGTTCAAGCATCTGTAATAGCACGTTATAATAACATCAACAGTTCTGGATCTGATATTTCTCAGATTATGTCTTTCGGAGGCGGCGGAGGCGGTGGCTCTTATAGAATCTCTCGTGGTGGAGGTGGAGGAACTTCTTCTGGTTTCGTTACAACTGGAGTAGGAGGGCTTAACTTAGGTTATGAATTAAAACCAAAGCAAAACCTAAACGCTGATTATTTTTACAACTACTCAAATTCTGAGTCTGGTAAAGTTTCGACTAAGAAAACAGAATTTGTTGGAAATCAAACTTTGTATTCAGAAACAGAAAGTAATTCTGTAAGTACTACTAACAATCACAAGGCAAACTTTAGCTTTATTGATAGATCAAGTGCTTTAAGAACCATTAATATGCGTGGTAGAGTTAATACAAGTGAAACTGAAGGAAGCAGCGTAAATTCATTTGTAGGTTTTGACGGTAATAAAGTAAAAGATTTAGAGAATAACGGAGTATCTACAAGTAACAACAACAGTACAAACGGAAGTTTAAGCGTTGATTATATTACAAGATTTAGCGAAAAAAGTACTCGAAATATTGAAGTAGAATTAGATATGTCTTTCTCTAAAAGCAATAGTACAAGTGCTAACAGAAATGATAAGGACTATACAGATGCAACAAGAGTGGATGAGTTGGTTGTTAGTACTCAGAAACAAGAAGAGACTAATAATGATTTTGGTTTAGAAGTTAAATATACAGAGCCAATAATCAATGACAGAAATTTCATAGAAGTTGGTGTAGGTGCAGATTTTAAAAATAACAATGAGTATACTGATCAAAATCAAACCTTAAATGGATCAAACAACTTGAGCTCTACGTTTATGGCAGATTTGTTTGAAAACAGAAAAACTGTTTCTGGGAATTTAGATTATAAGTATAACAATGATAAATTAAACTTGACTTTTAGTGCAAGATTTCAAGATGTAAACCAAAACTTTGGTTTAGAGGGAGCTCCAGAATTTAATAAAAACTATTCTAGTTTAAATCCTTCTATTAATTTAAGATATAGACCTAAACAAGGAAGCTGGTTCGTTGCTCGTTTAAACAAGTCAATGAATGTGCCTAGTTTAAATCAAGTTTCTCCAGTTGTAAACAACTACAATCCATTGTTTATTAGTACAGGTAACCAAAACCTAACAGCAGAAGATAGCTACAGCGCTTTTTTAATGTATGGTATGTATGATTTTGTTTCTGGATTCAACATCTTTTCTAACTTTAACTATAGCTATACTAATAATGCAATTGTTAATACTCAAAACACAGATGTATCTACTCGTGTAAGAACAAGTAGTTATGTAAACTTAGGTACTAGAGACAATGTAAGTGCATCTCTTAACATGGGGAAACGTATGAAATCTGTCGGAATGCGATATAATGTTTCTTTAGGAGGATCAGTTAGTAACTATCAATCTGTTATCAACTCTGTAAACAATAAGACAAACACTAAAAACATAAACTTTGGTCTTACTTTAGAGAATAATGACAAGGATAATGTAGATCTTTCTACTGGTGCAACTTTTAGTAAAAGTTTTACAACGTTCTCAGGAACAACTTCTGATAGAGATTACTTACAACAAACATATTTTGTAAAGTCTGACTGGAATATTACAAAGACATTTAACTTCTCAACTCAGTTTAAATACGATATCTATACAGATAGCAGTTTTGGAACTGAACAAGCTGTGCCAATTTGGAATGCTTCTTTATCTTACGCATTCTTAAAGTCTAAAAACTTAAGTTTAATGCTTACAGCTTTAGACATGCTAAACAAAAACGTAGGTTTTGACAGAAGTAGTTCTGATAACTATTTCCAAGAAACTACTAAAGAAGTTTTAGGAACATACTATATGGTTAGTTTAACCTATACCTTAAACGGTAACAAAGGAAAAAGCAATCAAAGAGGAGGTAGACAGATTAGATCTGTTCGAATGCATTAA
- a CDS encoding YifB family Mg chelatase-like AAA ATPase, with product MLVKVYGSAVFGIEATTVTVEVNIDKGVGYHLVGLPDNAIRESSYRISAALKNNQFKFPGKKITINMAPADLRKEGASYDLTLAIGILAASNQIKADELEKYLIMGELSLDGSLLPIRGALPIALNALDDDFQYLIVPKANAEEAAIVNQIKVLGAETIQEVIDHFNSKTKIEPTFVDIKAIFEKKLELPEHDFSDVKGQESIKRCMEIAAAGGHNIILIGPPGSGKTMLAKRLPSILPPMSLQEALETTKIHSVVGKTKNNGLLCLRPFRSPHHTISDVALVGGGQYPQPGEISLSHNGVLFLDELPEFKRSVLEVMRQPLEDREVTISRARFTVTYPSSFMLVASMNPSPSGYFNDPNAPMTSSPAEMQRYLGKISGPLLDRIDIHIEVTPVPFDKLSEERRGEGSVAIRKRVTAGREIQSNRFNEFENVHYNAQMNVKQIRKFCKLSEESTSLLKNAMERLNLSARAYDRILKVARTIADLDASTNIESKHIAEAIQYRSLDREGWLS from the coding sequence ATGCTAGTTAAAGTTTATGGCTCTGCCGTTTTCGGTATAGAGGCCACCACCGTCACTGTCGAAGTAAATATCGACAAGGGAGTCGGGTATCATTTGGTTGGGTTACCAGACAATGCTATCCGAGAGAGTTCCTATCGAATTTCTGCAGCCCTAAAGAACAATCAGTTTAAATTTCCTGGTAAAAAAATCACCATTAACATGGCTCCTGCCGATTTGAGGAAAGAAGGAGCTTCTTACGATTTAACATTAGCCATCGGCATCTTGGCCGCTTCAAACCAGATAAAAGCAGATGAGCTTGAGAAGTACCTTATTATGGGGGAACTCTCTTTAGATGGAAGTTTACTACCTATTAGAGGGGCCTTGCCCATTGCCTTAAATGCGCTTGATGATGATTTTCAATATTTAATTGTACCAAAAGCAAATGCAGAAGAGGCAGCCATTGTAAATCAAATAAAAGTACTTGGCGCAGAAACCATCCAAGAAGTCATTGATCATTTCAATTCAAAAACAAAAATTGAACCCACCTTTGTTGATATCAAAGCTATTTTTGAAAAAAAATTAGAATTACCTGAACACGATTTTTCGGATGTAAAAGGACAGGAATCTATTAAGCGCTGTATGGAGATAGCGGCAGCGGGTGGTCATAATATTATCTTAATAGGCCCTCCTGGCTCTGGAAAAACCATGCTCGCAAAGAGATTACCTTCTATTTTACCTCCTATGTCTTTACAAGAAGCCCTAGAAACTACAAAAATTCATTCGGTGGTTGGCAAAACCAAAAACAATGGTTTGCTCTGTCTTCGTCCATTTCGTTCTCCGCATCATACCATTTCTGATGTTGCTCTAGTGGGTGGTGGACAATATCCTCAACCTGGTGAAATTTCACTGTCTCACAACGGTGTTCTATTTTTAGATGAGCTTCCAGAGTTTAAACGGTCTGTCCTAGAGGTAATGCGTCAACCATTAGAAGATAGAGAGGTTACCATTTCTAGAGCGCGGTTTACAGTGACTTATCCTAGTAGTTTTATGTTAGTAGCAAGCATGAATCCGAGTCCATCTGGTTATTTTAATGACCCTAACGCGCCGATGACTTCATCGCCTGCAGAAATGCAACGCTATTTGGGTAAAATTTCTGGACCCTTATTAGATAGGATTGATATTCATATTGAGGTAACGCCTGTTCCTTTTGATAAACTTTCTGAAGAGCGAAGAGGTGAAGGGAGTGTCGCCATTAGAAAACGGGTAACTGCTGGACGAGAAATACAATCAAATCGGTTTAATGAATTTGAAAATGTACACTATAATGCACAGATGAATGTTAAACAGATTCGGAAATTTTGCAAATTATCAGAAGAAAGTACGTCATTATTAAAGAATGCAATGGAGAGGCTAAACCTTTCTGCAAGAGCTTATGATAGAATTTTAAAAGTAGCCCGTACCATTGCTGATTTGGATGCCTCTACCAATATTGAATCTAAGCACATCGCAGAAGCTATTCAATACAGGAGCTTAGACAGAGAGGGCTGGTTGAGTTAG
- a CDS encoding protein-disulfide reductase DsbD family protein, with amino-acid sequence MKKIVLAFILLISGWTTNAQIQEPVTWDSSIKKINELEYDIILTATIEKEWHLYSQYSAVGGALAMVISKDEADKNFELVGKAIESDTIKKFNDIFGVTETFFNDKAVLKQRIKLANPDVSMVSINLFGQVCKQVCIQLDEDFSFKLNSNNTTAQAKTKNNKTNSDSSNNSLLSIFIIAFFSGFAALLTPCVFPMIPMTVSFFTKQSKTKAKGIRNAIIYGLSIIVIYVLLGTLVSLVFGADALNALSTNVWFNLIFFLLLIVFAVSFLGAFEIVLPSSWGTKVDAQADRGGLIGIFFMALALAIVSFSCTGPIVGTLLVEAAAGGSQIGPIVGMLGFSLAIAIPFALFAAFPGWLNSLPKSGGWLNTVKVVLGFLELALAFKFLSQADMVLQLHLLEREVFIAIWITIFGALAFYLFGKIKLPHDSPLEHISVGRLSLGLIVMSFTVYMIPGLWGAPLNLISAFPPPQHYSESPYGVGFSKIGSGGNISDSGIPDGAHLMAPHDILAFNDYDKGLAYAKKVGKPVLLDFTGYACVNCRKMEQNVWAKPKVLSVLKGDVVLISLYVDDKRKLKDNEIVESKLKPGKMLKTIGKKWSELQAIKYNTNAQPFYVLMDHNEKNLNNPVAYTPDVEEYYNWLKDGINKFK; translated from the coding sequence ATGAAAAAAATAGTATTAGCATTTATACTCCTCATCTCTGGATGGACAACAAATGCTCAAATTCAAGAGCCTGTTACATGGGACTCATCAATTAAAAAAATTAATGAACTAGAATACGATATTATTCTAACAGCAACCATAGAAAAGGAGTGGCATTTGTATTCTCAGTATTCCGCAGTTGGTGGAGCACTTGCTATGGTAATCTCTAAAGATGAGGCTGACAAAAATTTTGAGCTAGTGGGCAAGGCCATTGAAAGTGATACCATAAAAAAATTCAATGATATTTTTGGAGTAACCGAAACGTTTTTTAATGACAAAGCGGTATTAAAACAGCGAATTAAATTGGCTAACCCAGATGTGAGTATGGTTAGTATTAATTTGTTTGGTCAAGTGTGTAAACAGGTTTGTATTCAGCTTGATGAAGATTTTTCTTTTAAACTAAACTCAAACAACACAACCGCTCAAGCAAAGACCAAAAACAATAAAACGAACTCTGACTCATCAAACAATAGTCTGTTGAGTATTTTTATTATTGCTTTCTTTTCTGGCTTTGCAGCCTTGCTTACACCTTGTGTATTCCCGATGATTCCAATGACGGTGAGCTTCTTTACCAAGCAAAGTAAAACCAAGGCTAAAGGAATAAGAAATGCTATAATTTACGGCTTATCAATCATCGTAATTTACGTGTTGCTAGGAACCTTAGTAAGTTTGGTTTTTGGCGCAGATGCACTAAACGCACTTTCAACGAATGTTTGGTTTAATCTAATTTTCTTTTTGCTATTAATTGTTTTCGCAGTCTCTTTTTTAGGAGCTTTCGAAATAGTATTACCGAGTTCTTGGGGAACCAAAGTTGATGCACAAGCTGATAGAGGTGGCTTAATTGGTATTTTCTTTATGGCCCTAGCCTTGGCAATTGTATCTTTTTCTTGTACAGGACCTATTGTTGGCACCTTATTAGTAGAAGCAGCAGCTGGCGGAAGTCAGATTGGTCCTATTGTAGGTATGTTAGGATTTTCTTTAGCTATAGCAATTCCTTTTGCCTTATTTGCTGCCTTCCCAGGCTGGTTAAATTCATTGCCAAAATCTGGAGGTTGGCTAAATACCGTAAAGGTTGTTTTAGGGTTTTTAGAATTGGCATTAGCATTTAAATTCTTATCACAGGCAGACATGGTTTTACAATTGCATCTTTTAGAGCGTGAAGTATTTATTGCCATTTGGATTACCATTTTTGGAGCTTTGGCCTTCTATTTATTTGGTAAAATTAAATTACCTCACGATTCACCTTTAGAACATATTTCTGTCGGAAGATTGAGTTTAGGTTTAATTGTTATGTCATTTACTGTTTACATGATTCCTGGATTATGGGGCGCACCTTTAAATTTAATTAGCGCTTTTCCACCACCACAACATTATAGTGAATCTCCATATGGAGTAGGCTTTTCTAAAATCGGAAGCGGAGGAAACATATCAGATTCTGGAATTCCAGATGGAGCTCATTTAATGGCTCCTCATGATATCCTCGCTTTTAATGATTACGACAAAGGATTGGCCTACGCAAAAAAAGTAGGAAAACCTGTACTATTAGATTTCACAGGGTATGCCTGTGTAAACTGTAGAAAAATGGAACAAAACGTATGGGCTAAACCAAAGGTATTGAGTGTCTTAAAAGGTGATGTTGTCTTGATTTCTTTGTATGTTGATGACAAAAGAAAACTAAAAGACAATGAAATAGTTGAATCAAAATTAAAGCCAGGTAAAATGCTAAAAACCATTGGTAAAAAATGGAGTGAATTGCAAGCAATTAAATACAATACCAATGCACAGCCTTTTTATGTTTTGATGGATCACAATGAAAAAAACTTAAATAATCCTGTTGCATATACACCAGATGTAGAAGAATATTACAACTGGCTAAAAGACGGAATCAATAAATTTAAATAA
- a CDS encoding S10 family peptidase: MTKKSLSLLAFICSIITLTAQKRTIPADTTVVTTHTTTINGAKINYTATTGTQPVWDEDGLPKATLFYTYYKRTNTSDKNRPLLLSFNGGPGSASVWMHLAYTGPSILNIDDEGYPVQPYGYQSNPYSILDVADIVFINPVNTGYSRIVEREGKKVNRADFFGVNADIKYLAEWLNTFVTRNNLWSSPKYLIGESYGGTRVSGLALELQNSQWMYLNGVILVSPADYNAKNSDQAVSSSIDFPYFTAAAWYHKMLDPALQNKDLDAILPESENFAINVLMPALAKGGFINQQEKERIAEKMAYYTGISKKVILQHNLEIPNSFFWKELLRNKTGQTIGRLDSRYLGIDKKEAGVSPEYNAELTSWLHSFTPAINKYIQEFLNFKTDIKYNMFGPVHPWNWDNNTTRDDLRKAMTANPYLNLLFQAGYYDGATTYFNTKYTMWQIDPSGKLKDRMNFKGYRSGHMMYLRRADLKTANDDIRTFIKKSAANGKAAKY, translated from the coding sequence ATGACTAAAAAATCGTTAAGCCTTTTGGCTTTTATATGCAGTATTATTACACTAACTGCACAGAAAAGAACCATCCCCGCAGACACCACCGTGGTCACCACACACACTACAACCATTAACGGTGCAAAAATTAATTATACCGCAACAACAGGAACCCAACCCGTTTGGGATGAAGATGGGCTGCCCAAAGCAACCCTATTTTACACTTACTACAAAAGAACCAATACTTCAGATAAAAACAGGCCGTTGCTTTTGTCTTTTAACGGAGGACCAGGTTCTGCATCTGTCTGGATGCACTTGGCCTATACGGGGCCTTCTATTTTAAATATTGATGATGAAGGATATCCTGTTCAGCCTTATGGCTACCAATCAAACCCATATTCGATCTTAGATGTAGCTGACATTGTTTTTATCAACCCTGTAAACACAGGCTATTCTAGAATTGTAGAACGCGAAGGTAAAAAAGTAAACAGAGCAGATTTTTTTGGCGTGAATGCTGATATTAAGTATTTAGCAGAATGGCTCAATACTTTTGTTACCAGAAATAATCTTTGGTCTTCTCCTAAATATCTAATTGGAGAAAGTTACGGAGGAACAAGAGTTTCTGGTCTTGCCTTAGAATTGCAAAATAGTCAATGGATGTATTTAAACGGTGTTATTTTAGTTTCACCAGCGGATTATAATGCTAAAAATTCTGACCAAGCAGTTTCTTCATCTATTGATTTTCCATATTTTACTGCTGCTGCTTGGTATCATAAAATGCTAGATCCAGCACTACAAAATAAAGATTTAGATGCCATTCTGCCCGAGTCAGAGAATTTTGCTATTAATGTTTTAATGCCTGCGTTGGCAAAAGGTGGTTTTATCAACCAGCAAGAAAAAGAACGCATTGCAGAAAAAATGGCCTACTATACAGGCATCTCTAAGAAGGTGATATTACAACACAATTTAGAAATTCCGAATAGCTTTTTTTGGAAAGAATTGCTTAGAAACAAAACAGGACAAACTATTGGAAGGTTAGATTCTAGGTATTTAGGAATTGACAAGAAAGAAGCAGGTGTGTCTCCAGAGTACAACGCTGAATTAACCTCTTGGCTGCATTCTTTTACACCAGCAATCAATAAGTATATTCAGGAGTTTTTAAACTTTAAAACCGATATTAAATACAATATGTTTGGCCCTGTTCATCCTTGGAACTGGGACAACAACACAACAAGAGATGACCTGAGAAAAGCCATGACCGCAAACCCATATCTAAACCTTTTATTTCAGGCGGGTTATTACGATGGAGCCACCACTTATTTTAACACCAAATATACTATGTGGCAAATAGACCCAAGTGGTAAACTAAAAGATAGAATGAATTTTAAAGGGTATAGAAGTGGCCATATGATGTATTTAAGAAGAGCCGATTTAAAAACAGCTAATGATGATATTCGCACCTTTATTAAGAAAAGCGCTGCCAATGGAAAAGCTGCAAAATATTAA